The following DNA comes from Brassica oleracea var. oleracea cultivar TO1000 chromosome C5, BOL, whole genome shotgun sequence.
TCGGGCTCCATACTTGTTCCCGACTTTGCAAGATTCCAACTCCCAGAAGGCGAACTCTGTGGGACCACAAGCCATGGTTCTTCATTCTCAGAAACCTCATTATTTCCCACTTCCTTGTCCGATACGCAAACGTCACCGTCTTCTTCGGTATGTTTTGTAGGGGTTGTAGTTTCCATCTGTTCCACGTTCTCCACCTCTTGTAGAAGTTTGTCAATGTCAATACTCTTTGAGACCTCGGTTTCCTTTACGGAATTGGCCTGAGGAGCCTCCGTACCAGAACCCGCGGGTTCCTTTTCTTTTTCCTTTGCACCTTCTGTTTTATCTTTCATCTGCTTATTTTTGGAGCATGTTTTGTCAGTGTGACTCCATATCTGGCATCCAAGGCATCGTGGGGGTAACCACGGGTAACTGACAGTGATAGTCTCTCCAGATTCCCTGACATTTATACTCGATGGTAGTGGTTCCTCTAGGTTCATAACCACGAGTAAGCGCGCAACGTCTAGACGGACGCATCGTTTCGTATTCGGATGTAACTTGACGGTACGGCCAATTGTGTCCCCAAAGAAGGTAAGACCAGTGTCGGAGAACAGGTGGTCCGGGACCCCTTGGAGATCCACCAAAAGCGGAATAGCCGTAAGATCAGGTGGCGCGGAGGCAGTTTTAGGACACCATTCTCGTACCACAATAGGTATATCCGCGATATGCCAGAAAGTTCTCTTCAGGACTCTCTCCTTTAGGTGCTGATTATCAATGCGGAAGAGAACCGTGCGTGGACTGATGAAGTGAGCATCTATCTTTGCTGATCTATCCGGGAAGGACCAGATGCGGTTAACTATGGCGTGGACTTTTCCGATATGTGGAGCATCCCCCATGAAGTGTCCAACAACAAAAGCAGACCACAAAGATTTGGATTAAGTGAGAAGTTCTTCTGGCAGGTCAACAGATGCTACACCTCCTTGCATATCCACCACCGGTGAGAAACGCATAACGTTTATTAGTTTTCCTTCTAGATCACGTGAACTTTGAGTAGCAGCTTGGGAATAGGTTTTCGCCGGGGACTGTAGAGCTGGGTCACCAGGTGGAGGAGCGGACCCCATAACTCCGAGCTCAGGAGTGGAGGGCGCCCGAAGCGCACCGTCGGTCTGCGTCGCTGTTTGGATCGTCGTCTTCTTCAGCTGGATAGGGAAGTCAACAGGTAGACCTCATCACGAACAAAACTCGATCTTGTCTTCGTTGTCGCGTCGTCTCGATCTCGTTGGATGGTCCCGTCGGAAGATCTAGTCGCGTCGTCTCGATATCTAGTCGCGTCATCGGAATGTCTAGTCGCGTCGTCTCGATGTTGTCGCCTTCACTGTAGATCTAGTTGTCGTCGTCCTTTCCAGAAACTCCTGGTCTATTTTATATATAGTTATTGAAATCCGTTAAATAAAATTAAAATATTATATATGCAGATTCTGAACATGAAATAAATTAGTTAAGTTGAAAGAAATTAGTTAACAATCTGATTTTTTGCTTAGTTTGGATTCAGTTAACTAATTTGACAATTTTAAAACTAAATTAATCATTTATTCATTGACTTACTTTAAAAACATCCGGTAAAGAAGAGTAATTAACTATTTGTTAAGATAAGAACTACTCCGTCTATTTCAAAATAATATATGTTTTAAAATTTTCACATTTATTAATAAAATATATTAAAACTTAGTTATTAATGTATAGTTTTTTGTAATTTTATATTTTCTATATTTCTAAATCAATAAAATTTCAAAAAATGCAATTAATGTTTTTGAAATTCACAATTGTTTATTTTTAGTTGACAAAAAATGATTTAGAAATATAAAAAAAAAATTTGAAATAATTTTTTTTTAAAAAATATATATCTTTTAGAAATGGAAGGAGTAATAAATAATTTTGTTGGACTTATTAGCCACACACACGAATGATCAGATGAGTTGGCACTGAAGTGGGTTGGGTACGAAAAGGGTACGTTTGATCTGTACATATTCAATACCACATGCCATCAATAAACACAATAATTTAAGATTTTGTAAGGCTCCTTTTAAGATCAATTATTACTATCTTCAATTGATAGGGTCAACCTTATTCAATTCTTCATTTCATGTCCCTATCATTTTCATCATCTTTTGTTTCCTCCACTGAATTTTATGAACCCTTTAACGTAAATTTCAGATTTTGAATATGGACAAGGCATCTTTTTCATGTTTGAGATATGTTTTGACGTTCAACGGTTTAGTCGTTTTTTGTTGTTGTTGATCTAAGCAACTAACCAAAAACTTACAATATCATATCTTAAATCATAATACTATATATGGAAATATTTCTCAAATATTATGAATGCATATTCACACATAATTTTACCTAAATATTATTGGATTCGTCATTCTTCGATTAATAAGAAAAAAAAGGATAATTGTGTATCTTGTGATTGCACGGGAAAGTCATAATTAGGAACCACCAACTTACGTAAATTAATTGAACAATAATCATAACGATCACAATGATCACCTAACATATCATAGAAGAGTTTATCGTCTATTTATAATTTAGATCTGCAAGATATGGCGTGATGAGCTTCATATCTTTTAGTAGAAGACCACTTATAGTATGTAGCTTACCACATGAGTCTCATTATGCGATTGTAAAATAGGTGATGCGTGTAATATTATTATTTTTCCATTTTTCTGTTATTTGTATATAGTCAGAATATCTAAAAAAATGGATTGATTATATAATATTTTTGTCGTAGAGCTTGCGAGTTACTATGAAAGTTCAAACCAAACGTAGAACTTAATTTGGAGAATCGTATTCTAGTGTAGATATGGACAAGAAAAGTCTTATTGAATAGTTCCAACCATTTATATTACACTACAATTACATAGTAACGACAAACAAACCATGTTAAATAATTTTTTTTAATTAAATTGAAGTGAAAAATACCAACGCATGTGGATGAACCCACATTTCTAGTAGATTGGTCGGCACTGGAACATGTCCATGTGCTGCTGTGGGTTTGCACCTGTGGTTTACTATTTTGCCCACCGATTTCACTTTACATTATCCGAACGTCTAATGAAATATAAACACAGATTAGTTTGTGAGATGGTTTTCATAAAGAAAATTAGTTACTAAATTTAGTATGTTTATTACATTGCTCAATAATTCGCTTCCATTATTGTTTTGTCATTAATCCGAATCCAACCTGTTTTCTTCCTCCCCACATGCATTTAATGGTACAGTACACTGAAAACAAAATGTTCAGAGATTAAATTATTACAATACTATTATTGAGTTTCCAAGAACATATTTATGTTAGTGCTAGCATATTTTGCAAACGGTTATAAATTAAGCATTGAAATGATCATGTACTCCTTTACCAACTCAAGCACTATAATCATCTACTCATCAAGCATTATGATCACCTACTCATTTACCAAATTAAGCACCATCTTTGTTATTTTATGTATTGTTGTTCACTATAAATACCATCACTCATCTCACTCTTTTGTACACCATAAACAAGAAGAAGAGTTTATAATCAAAGAACCATTACATCTTCTTCTTCTTCCTTATAATAAACTCTCTCCCTTATACTAGTGTTATTTGCTTCCTACGGGTATCAAATTCTACTCTTATTTAAATTTCTCGATACTATAAATTATAAGTTATTTCATAACACGTTATCAGCACGATCACTCTGCGATTCGGTAAAATTTATTTGTATCATTTATACCCTGTTATAATGGTCGGTATACCGCCTCTACTATTATTTATATCATGTTATAATGGCCGGAATACCGCCTATATTATTTACTAGTAATTTAATTTATTTATTGGTCGGCCGAGCCGCCTTATATCCTGTTTATTATTTATTGGTCGGCTGAACCGCCTTATATTCTGTTTATTATTAATTGGTCGGCCAAGCCGCCGTATAATTTATTTATTATTCTGCATTGATCGGCTGAGCCGTCGCATGATTTGTTGTCATATAACATAAATATTTCATTGTCATAATTTTTCACTTTTATGAAATTTTATAGATTTGATTGACCGTTTAATACGATATTTTCAGACTAATTTTTGGTGCACTCGATTTAACCCCAACGGTCACAAAGAAAATTTTTCAAAAATTTCCCCTTTCTCCAACGGTCATGAACAGTAATTTTCATCTATAAATACAACTCATTTTCACTCCATTTCATCATCCAAAACATTTCATCTTCTCTCAAAAATTTCAAAATCGCTCTCCTCCGATTTTTCAAGAAAGATGATTCGCGCACTTTTGTTTTTATGTGCCATTTTTATTTGTGTTTCTATTTATGGTTTATTCGATGGAGAATTTACTCCGAGTGAATTTAAGATGAATATCGGTTTAATTTTATTTACATCGCTTCTCCTTGTAATTGCTTGTATGATTAATGTAAACGGTTTTTAAATTATGAAGTTCATAATAAATGGTTCATTTTAAAATTGCGAAATTCTAAAAAAAAACTTCGTGTCGTCGCTCTAGGAGATCGCTCTGGGTTTATTTTTGCACTCCAAACGATGAAATGGCGAGCGACCTCGTGAGGTCGCTCTGGTAAGGTCGGTCTGAGAGGTAGGGCACATCGAATTCATGGTGTCGCTCTGGTAGGGTCGCTCCCATGCACTGCTCGTCCAATGATCACCTTTATCACCTCTTTTGAGCTCCAAATGCACCCAAATGTCTCCAAGAACTTCATGTGGTACTCCAATACCTAATAAAGACTCATGTATGCAAAATGCAACCTAAACATGGCTAAATCCTAGTCTATATGATCAAAATGCACATGGGTGAATGAATAACACAATAGAAATATGCAAGATAACAGTCGTCGCCACTAGCGTCTAGGTGTTGGCTGGATGGTCCGAGGTTGCCACCATTGATGGTTTGTCTGAGGTCGTCGCTACTAGTGTCGAGGTATTGGCTATATGCGAGGTTGCCACCATTGATGGTTCACCCGAGGTTTTCGCCACTAGCGTCGAGGTGTTGGCTAGATGGTCCGAGATTGTCATTGCAGCTAGTTGTGCGCTTGTCATTCCAGGACGGTTGGTGGTTGCAGAAATCAGGGCGTCTGGTTGCGCTATGGGTTCTGTGACTGCCGAGCTGTCTTGAGGTGAAGAAGAATCTCCTACCCCACGGTGGGCGCCAATTGTTGTTTTCATATCTGGTCGATGATGTAATATTTATAAATGATGTAAAGGGGTGGATATTTTGGTATTAATAATCAAGAATAAACAAGCTCGTTCAATTACAAGAACTAAAGATGCTATTGCTCGTCTAAACAGTTCGTCTAAACAAGTATCTTTCTATTTTATGGTCTGAGGTCGTCTGGGCCAAGCTCGCCTAGTGGTCGAGGTCGTCCAAGACTTTGTCTGTGATGAAGAGGCAATGCTTCCTTGTCTGTACTTTCTGTACGTTTCTGACTGTCCTTTCAATGAGTCAGACGTCTTCTATTTATAGTGACGTACGTTTTGTTTTCTAGCGAAATCATCGTTGTTTAACGGGTCGGGTCTGATTTTGGGCTTAGCTCTTAATGGGCCTGTGCTAAGCTCATCTCCAACACTTACCAAACAACTTCCATTCTCAACAAACATTTTATTCACCAAAGTCAAAATCCATTCGCATCAAGCCAATAAATTTTCACTAGTTCTCCCCATCATTGGTATAGAATCAGAAACCAATCATTTTCATCTAAGAATGTTGGATGTTGCTCCGCCACAGAGCTTCAAATGAAGATGTGTTTTCAAATGAGGTTGGAAATATATGTTGGATATAAATCTCTATTGACACTTAAGAATCCAGAGCCATCCCCGAAAACTATAAGTAAGGCTATACATGAATTCTAAAAGTGAGTTAGTACTTCCAACATAAGGGGGAGAAAATAAACAGCTGGAAAAGAAAATAAGTTGAAATGAATTATCATTGATCCTCGGGCTAAACACAATGTGAAATAGAAGTCCAAAAGATAATTCATTTCAAAACTTACTAAAGCAGTTGTCAGACACGACCTATATAACTATAGTGATCAAGTCACATATACCAGCTGTAAATGCTCCAATAAGAATAAATGTTCTACAAGAACAATATCAAACTGCTAGTCACGCCTGCAGGGTGGTAGACAGATTGGTTCCAAAGATAAATCCTCGTAAATGAAAAAGGAGCATATATTGATAATGGTCAAAACGAGGCAATATAGTTTTGTATGATCTCCAGAAGAGAAATTAAACATGACTGACGAAAATTCAGGTACCTGAGACAAATGAAGAGATCTCAATAAGTTATGTCATGTATGAAACAAAATGGAACCGATAAGAAAATTGACGTCGATGATATTATACATGCAAAGTAGCAGTTGATATAATAAATGAGAAAGAGGATCATGAAAGAAAGTCTATTG
Coding sequences within:
- the LOC106292424 gene encoding uncharacterized protein LOC106292424 gives rise to the protein MGDAPHIGKVHAIVNRIWSFPDRSAKIDAHFISPRTVLFRIDNQHLKERVLKRTFWHIADIPIVVREWCPKTASAPPDLTAIPLLVDLQGVPDHLFSDTGLTFFGDTIGRTVKLHPNTKRCVRLDVARLLVVMNLEEPLPSSINVRESGETITVSYPWLPPRCLGCQIWSHTDKTCSKNKQMKDKTEGAKEKEKEPAGSGTEAPQANSVKETEVSKSIDIDKLLQEVENVEQMETTTPTKHTEEDGDVCVSDKEVGNNEVSENEEPWLVVPQSSPSGSWNLAKSGTSMEPEVQSKTSPSRFHLLRKELEEGEMEEEDESTSSDGESSIELKETFEKMKQLEKQKSESGEQFLRSCVYASNFAVDRQHLWSELAYIKAQYVLTGVPWIVMGDFNETLASSEHSRGTLSNASLRGMQAFQSAVAHCNLTDLTSIGPTFTWTNKQK